The region GAAGAGGATTGAGGCAAGGAGACCCTTTGGCCCCTTTTCTCTTTCTAATAGTTGCTGAGGGTCTAAATGACTTATTCCAACAAGCGACGCGTCTCTTGGAAAGTTTGAAGGATatgaagttggtttggcaaacCCGGTGAATGTTTCCTTATTACAGTTTGCGGATGAAACACTTTACGTTGGAAAGGCTTCTGTGCTAAATGCCTTAACAATAAAAAGTGTGTTCTGAAATGCTTTGAGTTGGTGTCGGGATTAAAGATTAACTTCCACAAAAGTAAGTTGGCGGGGATTGAGATGGAGGGACGATACATTGGAAGGCTCGCAAATCTTCTCAATTGTAAGGTTATGAAAGTCCCATTCACGTATCTTGGTATGCCGGTTGGAGGAAACCCAAGAAGGCTTGCGTTTTGGGATCCAGTGGTGAACAAACTTAAAGGAAGACTCTCACGATGGAAACAAAAATCTATCTCCTTTGGAGGGCGGATAACTTTGATAGCAAGTGTGCTATCTTCCTTGCCTTTATTTTATCTCTCCTTCTTCCGAATGCCAAAGAGAGTGCTGAATACATGTAACAAAATCATGAGATCATTTTTCTGGGGAGTTGGGGAGGGTTCTAACGGGGTGGCTTGGATAAAATGGGATGTGGTTTGCAAGCCAAAGGACATAGGTGGTTTGGGCCTGAGAGAATGGGGAGATTTCAATAAAGCTCTACTTGGAAAGTGGCGGTGGTGGCTCCTAGTAGAATCGAGAACTTTGTGGGCAAAGTTTTTAACGGCAAAATACAAATTACCGTCAATATTTGAAAACACTGAAGTTGAAAGAAACTCATCTCATTGGTGGAAAGACATTAATTGGGTGTGTAATGAGGACAATGGTAGAAGATGGTTTGACACAAGCGTGAAGAGGATAGTGGGAGATGGAAGGCATACCAGGTTTTGGCAAGATAGCTGGATAGGCAATGATTTTTTGAAGGACAAATTTTGCAGGTTATTTAATCTTTCTAACCAGAAAAGCTCTTTTATTTCTGATCTTGGACAGTGGGAACATGGTATATGGCAATGGTCCTTCACTTGACGAAGAACCTTACTGACTCGAGAGGAAGAGATGCTGAATAATCTTATTTCCTGTGTGTCTTTGCTCAATCTGGCTGAAGGAAAAGAAGACAAGTGGATTTGGTTGGCTGATGAGGAGGGATCATATAGTGTAAATTCAGCTTACAATGTGCTACAAAGGAGGGAATTGGAAGAAGCTGAACCAGCATTCGAAACTTTATGGCGAGGTAAGGAGCCATCAAATGTCATTGCTTTTGGATGGAAGATTCTATGGGGTTGAATTCAAACAAAAACAAGCCTACAACGGAGGGGAATTTTACCTGCTGCGAGTTCTCTTAATTGCGTTTTGTGTCAAAATGAGGAAGAAACTCTGGAACATTTACTGCTGGTCTGCCCCTTTTCGTTTCAGATATGGATGAAATGCTATAGATGGTTGGGCCTACTTACTGCACTACCAGCACATTGTcgtttgcatttcatgcaacatgggGGAGAATTCTGGACAACAAATCAGAGGAGGGGAGCGAAGACTATTTGGCTTGCAATAGTGTGGACATTATGGCAAACAAGGAACATCATCATTTTCAGAGATGGGACAAAGGATTCTGAAAAAGTGTTTGACATGGCACAATTTAGAGCTTGGAGTTGGATGAGGGCAAAGTGCAAAGACTTCAATTTTTCATTCTATGATTGGATTACCAATCCACGGTACTGCTTGGGAAATCTGAGTTGCTCATCTAATTTATTTGGTGCTTGAGAGATGGACAGATTTCACAAAATGACTACTTACTGCAAAATATTTGAAGGCCTGACAGAGGAATTTGCAATTAAGAAAGTAAGAATACAAGGAAGGCTAGTGGTTGGATTCTCgtttttgtgttttgttgtgtcACATTCCATGGTTTCGGGGGATGTCTATTAGGCTATTGGATACTGGATAAGAACTAGCCAGTTTTTGCCTTTGTTTTTTTCCTATGTTGTCTTACTCACTCTTACTGTCTCGGTTTTCTGGGATGGTTCTATACATTCTctgttttttctgtttttattccATTGTACTTACCATGGGTTGAGGTAACCCTAATACCTCCACAATACaattttgcttaaaaaaaaaaagactgaaGTGGACTGCGTCATTTATTTCTAGCTCTTATAATAAAACCAATCAGAATGAGTGTGTTGCTAGCACttgtcttttaaaaaaataaatcaatcacaatgtGAGCGTTGTAGTGTGTCCATAAAAGTGTGTTGCTACTTGCTAACACTCCTGTTTTGAAAAGTTAACACATTTTTATGAAGTACGAGAAATGTgttactttttaaaaataaaataaatcaattagggtaagtttttttttataggcaaatgttagttgttaattgttagtaaattagttccttcttCGCAAGGGTTTGAACCCTAGCCCTTCACCCTACAAATCCCTTCATTTTCCTTAactcaccaagtgagctacccttccCTCCTAATAAATTAGAGTAAGTGTCTTAGAGGGGAATGTCTTCTCTCATGTGACAtgacataaaaaaatatttcttttatttttttaatatatatgtcAATGGATGAGATCTCTCTCATGTGGTTATGTTACCTAAGAGGATCAATTCCCGTATAATTTTGTTAGCCCTCCTCTTCTAAAGAGAGTTGATGTTAAAACTTTATGTTTATCCATTTCTTAATACTATTTATTAAGTACGCGAAActcttaaaatatttaaaaaagagaaataaataaaaaagtgttTCACATAACTCAAGGATCCTAATCCCTACAACTTTGATTCACTAGGATTATCCCCGTTCGTTGCACGGAagtttaatttcttaatttattacatttaattaaattgtttttttaaaaatgatgCACATTATACAATAAACATCATTATGTGGTTGACATTGACAATACCAAAAAAAACTTGAACCATATTATACATTTCAATACTCAAACATGTTAGAcgtaattttataatttaattaaattaaggcATAGATTTAGATATATAGTAGTAGTAGTAAAATTATGTTTAAAGTCTTTTTTCGTTGTATTTTACGGAgttttttaattgtaattaaCTTTATactataacaaaataaaatttattgatCAATTGACAAAGTGGCAAGGAGAAATTGATGTGGCTGCTTGACACGGTTTGTGTAAATGCATTCAACAATTTACTAACCAGGAATATACAGTGACTGCATTAGTGACATACACaaaactaattaataaaaaaatgaaaaaaatcaaattggAGCAAGCTTTGTACTAAAACTGATCTTAATCAAGATTAATGAAAAGTCAATACAAAAGTGAAGAGTGAACTATGAGTTTAGATCAACTCATCTTACAAACCAAACCAAATCTATCAAGACAAAGGATGTCACAAAccccatatatatatctatataaaaaTTCTACGCATTAGTAAATAATAAAGGCACATGTAGGTTACAAAAAACTAACTTCTAGGAACATGGGTTCAATTACTAACATATACTAACTTAtactaaaaaaattagtaagctGCAACTTCTACTCCTTCTCCAGCTTGACAGAACGCAGCTTCATTCTCTTAGCAGGCATTGTAGTACTAACATCACTACCAACACTTTGGACTGAAGAGCATGCGACAGATCCCTCTCGAGGGGAAATTTCATCAAGTGAAACAACATTGGGTCCTATTTCGGACAACTTTGCAGAATAGTCACCAATTGTATCATCAGTTCCACCACTGGATTTTGGAAATTTACCCTTAGTGATCATCTAAGCCAATAGAACAAATACAACAAAACAGTGAGTAATATTAATCAACATAGTAATAATCAGCACATAATCATGCAAGATAGTGAAATGAATACCTTGCTTAGGGTTTGAACCTTTGACTTGTCCTTGAAACTCTCAATCACAGCGAATTAGGAACATATTTTCTTAACCTTGTACGAATCATCAAACTTGGTCCCATGGCCAATTGACTTCTCAGCTTTGAATAAGAGTTCTCTACCAATGATAGTCTCAATCTCAGCCGGGTATTCATATGGAGACTTCGCCTAAAAACAATATATAGTCAGAACTTATGAGCACAAGTTATAGCAAGTAATGTCCAGCTCTTCCAATAAAAAATGCTTCATATATCACATTAAACCTTTGAGATCATGACCAACTCTTTGCATGATTTGTTAAGAAGTAGTTGGCAATCAGTGCCAAATATGACAAATGTACCACAATCAAAGGCATCCTCAACTTCTACCTTTAGTTTGAGCCTGATATTAGAGTAAATAGAAAACAATTAGTTCAACAACTGCGTTTgatgattttaaaacaaaatcataaaaacCAGAACACTGCATCACCTAGGAGTTACGGACAGTAAAGGTTTGCGGCATCCAGAACAGTAAAATGTTCCATCCTCAGTTGTTACTGCCTTGTGGCAACTGCATGCAGAGTACCACCACTTCTCCCCTTCAGCAAGGCTAGTAACTCGTGCTACAACCGTAAACACACCATCCTACATGAAAGAATGCACTCGTGATAAACTGTGAATAGTGATATgaattgataataaaatttcaatttaaatggAAAGAATCAATTACAAACTAAGAGTGATTAAGTTAAAACAACCTCCTCAGTCTCATTGAGCTCTTTCAGATCCTTCCTAGGATAAAGAGTTAAAAACTCCTCCTCTTGAGTTAGTATgtgaacatcatcatcatcttccgatTCAGCCAATGGCATGTCCGCCTCGATGCCATGAAGAGCCAACCTTGTTGTATCATAATCATTCAAATCATACAAATTATTAAGCAATATGGTATAACAAACAATGCTGTGGAGGAAATTGTACTGTCTTTATACACATACAACTCACCCATCACGAATTGTAACCGCTTCAActattgggggggggggggttccaTAGAAGGATAGTAGCATTCATGAAATTCTGAATAACAACAAAACCTACATAAAAGAAGTAATTGCAATTTAGTTTCATGCATATGAGGAAATGGCACCTACCATCTAAAGAAAATAATTCTTGGCATACCCTTGAATGTCTTGATCTTAGCAAACTGTAATATAACAACAGGTGTTCGAACACCATCGTTTACAACAAATTGTTTCACAACATAAAGATAGCTTCCAAATGAAGCACACTTGATTTCCCCTTGtaccagaaaaataaaaacaacttcAGCCCAAAATTATACAGTAAAGTTAAAAGGGAAATTCATGATGATTGAACTTAAATAATCTCATCTCTAAGATCGACCAAGTAGCCCTTTTCAACCTATATTTTTCATGAAAGCCAATGATTTATTCAAAGGGTGGCAGATGGTTCTTCAAGAAATTTAGTAAAttaactcagaaaagaaaattctTCACTACAAAAAGACTTGCATGTATATTCATGATGCTCACAGCCACAGGTTATACATAATCAACAAATATAAAAATCGTTTCAGTGGGTGAGTGGTGATGATTTAGCAGGTGATCATGTGATGCAGTTAGGCAACCTATATCACCACCTCATAAAATGATCTCCATCCATGCTATTTTGTAGAAGTGTGTGTGTGCTCCCACTCTCTTGAATCACCTGCTAAAATTAGCAATTGACGCATTAAGTGTTTGTAGTTATAATCACACTTGATTAAGTGGTagcagaaaaaaaataaatagacaAAGGTAATATAAATAGACCAACTGATATATGATGAGATATAAGTTATACATACTACATGTGTTTGAAATTGTAAATAAAGTAACTATTATTCATTCAAAGGCATGACTAACCATTTACAGAAATAAAAATCTGCACCTCTTTTTGATGAGCTGGCTTTGCATACACACCATGTCTTTCCTTCCTGCCATCATTCAAGcccaaattaataaaaaatagcaTCGAAAACTTGGCATAACATTGCAATTATTCAAGATACTAAAAAAATCATTCCCTGTGATACACTCCTAAACTAAAAAGAAATAGTGAAGAAGAAATTATGAGACAAAACCCCTTACTTCTAAAGTTTGTCAAGGATAAATTCTAAagtcctttttttttgaaagccaaAGAATTGCATTATAAGGGAGAAGCAATAGAAGAGGATTacagcaaaaagaaaaaaggataGAAAGAATACATCAGCAAAAAGAAAAACCAGAAAAGGGAGGAGTTCTCAAACTGCAAGGTTACCAGAGGCCTATTATACCCAGAAAACAATAGCCTCAAGATGGTACCATTACCATACCTCCCTACCAACCCATCAGATATAACCAAGAAGCCCAACCCCACCACACAATTTCATTAAATTTCAATTCCTAATAGCTGCACCCATGGACAAACAATATACCTGTGCGTATATGGAATCCCAAAATCAATCATCAtaccaaattaaaattatacCTGTGCGATGGCCACTCATATCTCCAATAGAGATTTACACAAAATAAAATCAACAGAAATAtagcaaagagaaagagagggcACTGGCTTGAGACCACAAAGTGAAAATGAATGGTTCAATATATAGCAACGAACTACTCATGCTCCAAATCAAATCAGACAAGCTGTAAAGGAATTAGATGGGGAGGTAGGGTTTAGACGCACAACCTGTAAAGCAGAAGCCACAGCTGTTGATGGAGATTGAAAGTACCATCATCTAGGAAAACAGAGATAGGGAGATAGATGATAGCTAGCGAGGAAGTACAGGATGAAGCAATACAACTGTGAATGGAAGTGGGAGCAGTAGGAGTTCGAGTCTAGGCAAGAAAGCTGGTAGGTTCGTATGCGGTAGCCCTAGATGAACATAATCTGACACTATCCTGACCAGAAGCCACAATGACAGAATCTCTCAACAATTCTTTGGAAATCCCTGATAACAGAAAGGGTCTCCTTCGCTAGATCAAGGCTTCAGCGCtgcaatcttcatcatcaattttTGTTCGACGAAGCAGTGAATAATATCAGTGGAAACACTCtgtttctttcatcttgaatctCTCACTCTTTTTCTCTGTTACGTAATGCTCACTTTTTTCCTGACGATGAACAGTACCCTAGGTGAGCAGACTGCTAGTATCCATACAGCCCAGACAACCCAATAGGCCCAACAAACCTTCACTtgatacccaaaaaaaaaagatggccATGAACAGTGAAACTGGATTTTACTTCTTAAGTTAGTAGATTcacactttaatttttttgactaCATTTTCACTTTATTTTTAACTCTCTTCATTTCTTATTATATCACATCTTATATATCTCTCTTTTATTCTTATTTCTCTCGTTTATCACATGTTTTACATTTTAACTAAAGTGTCAACAAAACAAACATTATGCAGTTCCTTTTCCAAAAcaatttctttttatatatataaggcTGCATTACCTTCCTCATCTCTCACCCTTTCTTTGTTCCATTTCTTCCTTCCATTACTTGCTTTTCTCTGCAGTCATGGTACTTGCTGGTAAGCTTATTACTGAAATTGAGCTCAAATCCCCAGCTGTCAAGTTCTATAACCTCTTCGCAAAGCAGCTTCATGATGCTCAAAAGGTCTGCGACAGAGTGCATGAAACCAAGGTTCATGAAGGCGACTGGCATGGCATTGGCTCCGTTAAACAATGGACTTATGTCATAGGTACTTATCATTTTCTAATTAAATCAAATTGCAAAAGAAAATACATGGTCGATTTTCAATTTTTGCTAAGGTATACTGTCAAAAGAGTTGGTCTATCAGGTTTATGGTCTAGTTTTcaaattttgctttttttaaatttgtataAACCATGGTCACCATTAAATGCTGAATATTCCAAATTTGATTGATTTTAGTCTAACTAAGACTTTTCATCCTGTTATAAATGATGACATAAATTTGGAGTTTTTACTCAATAATTTAAAGTTATGAGATAATTATTGTTTGatatggttttttttatagacacaAGTTAGTTGTTAGTACATCACTAtcgtatcccgagccagattagtcacgtgggaCCTCTTTCCCCGTGGAGACTGGtggccaaagaaaaaaaaaaaatagtttttcctCATGGTTTGAATCCTGGACTCTTCACCCTTCATGTcactcaacccttatgtctcataactcttaccaTTTGAGCCAATCCTTTGAGTATCTCATAGTATTTATGACCAAATGGTCAAGACTTCGACTCTCTAATTCTTCCACTAAAAAGATAAATTTTAGGACATGGTGAGCGTGTATTGCACATTGTCATATTGTCGAGATCAAACTCAAAACTTATTCCTGCACACTCGGTTTTCATATATTGCTAAACTCAACTACCCACGGTATGAGTTTAATTAGCTTAATATCACCACCAATTTGATTGTTTAATTTGGTGGAATCGACCTCCTCAATTTGTTTCTTTTCTAGTTCTAGCTAACATATCTTTTTTTGTTTGGATCTTAATATATATGTGAAACAACAGATGGCAAGGTGCACACATGTCTGGAGCGAATTGAAGCTATTGATGAAcagaacaaaacaaacaaatataCCGCGTTTGGTGGAGATGTCAGTCCGCTCTATAAGAAGTTTACAGTGATTTTTCAAGTGATTGAGAACAACGGTGGCCATGATGCAGTTAAATGGACTGTTGAATATGAGAAGCTCCGTGAGGACATTGAACCTCCAAATGGCTACATGGACTACTTTAATAAGGTCACTAGAGATGTTGATGCTCATCT is a window of Lotus japonicus ecotype B-129 chromosome 5, LjGifu_v1.2 DNA encoding:
- the LOC130721244 gene encoding uncharacterized protein LOC130721244, with the protein product MPRIIFFRWLALHGIEADMPLAESEDDDDVHILTQEEEFLTLYPRKDLKELNETEEDGVFTVVARVTSLAEGEKWWYSACSCHKAVTTEDGTFYCSGCRKPLLSVTPRLKLKVEVEDAFDCGTFVIFGTDCQLLLNKSCKELVMISKAKSPYEYPAEIETIIGRELLFKAEKSIGHGTKFDDSYKVKKICS
- the LOC130721378 gene encoding kirola-like, yielding MVLAGKLITEIELKSPAVKFYNLFAKQLHDAQKVCDRVHETKVHEGDWHGIGSVKQWTYVIDGKVHTCLERIEAIDEQNKTNKYTAFGGDVSPLYKKFTVIFQVIENNGGHDAVKWTVEYEKLREDIEPPNGYMDYFNKVTRDVDAHLMKA